tactgccaacattgtCGCGAATCGGGTTTCCTCCTAACATGTGTGTGTGTGGCATGTGATCGCGGAGGTGGTTAAGTCTCTTTGAATGATGCCAATATCGCCAttctagaaagaaaaaaaaatgaatgaaAGACCCTTACACTTAATAAACCACTTatagataataaaaaaaaaaaaaaaacaaaaacacacATATGTCCGCTAAGAACAAACTTAGACCATTTCTATCAGAACGTCAACTCCCTTCCGTCAGATGATGTGTCACAAGATGACGAAAACTGACGGCCCTCTCGGGGTGTCAGTTAGTTGTTGCTGCTTCCGTTAGTTACTTTTGTGACGGATTCGTTTTTATCCGTGAGTTTTCACTTCCACCAATCACATtcaagatatatttaatatttagtttatttTTTCTCGGCTCATTTCTAATCAAATTTTACCACGTAATCCTACCCAATATTTAACACAAAAAACTAGCACAACGGTTAAAAAATGTTAGTGCCACATCACATCCAGTTTTTACTTTTTTGTCCAAAAACGTCCAACTGCCCGTGATATCACAGACACGATTGGGAATGGTCTTAACGTTTTGTAACACGCAGCCGGAGTATAAGTTTGCAGCGACATATGATACGAGGAAATCTGTACTCAATTTTTTTTACGTAAAATATTTAGAAAGTGAGTTGTCATTATCTTAATTAGTTGTCTAAGTTGTCTCATTTTTCATTACCATTCTCTTATAGGTAGCACATTTATTATGTactaaaaattttgtaaataatttagttttaattcaattcgatcattttattataatttgtTGGGACACATGCCCTTTAACAACTCCTGAATATAAAGTAAACGAACGATTGTTTCTTAACTTTGTTCTTTTACTTTATAGTCATAAGTTGTTGAAAGGACGTTtgtgatttactttcggttttaaGAGAGTTTCCATTATAATCTTAGAAATTGTATTCATAAAATCGAAAAAATCGTTCCAAATTTGTGCTCTTAATTGTTTCGTATACTTTGGTTTATACTGCTCTATTTCCATTACAACTTTCTTGAAGTTTTGTCAAAGAATGAATTTCCAATTTACAAAACAGTACCTTCTTGTATATCATCATGTATATAATCTTTAGATTTTAGATCACCATTACAAAAACTTAATTGGTTTTTAGTTCAATAAAACGTGAATTTATTATCTCCAACTTATATCACATACACATGTCCTGTTAACATAAAAACTTACAAAAATGGTAATGATCATAACTAAACCGTTACATTAAATTACTGAAAAATAAATAACGTCTAAATTGGCATGGTTTAAGTTACGCATAGATAATTCTAATACCTCTTTTATTTTTCCACTGTAAATGTAAATTACGTGTACAAAAAAGTTACGTTTATTACCCTTATTGGcacatatattcaaattgaaacgAGGAACTTTATTTAACATAATTAGCATTTTATatcaaactagtgaaatgacccgtgaaatcacgggtttgtttaaacgaaataatttaatgacatgttttaagtgaatgtaaatgctaaaatcatttattttaatgacccgtttgactaagaaacttgtcgttgtttttacaaatatatagagacatgtattttcgcatacatatgtaacgtaattaatttcgtaaaaagaatccatatttgaatattaataatataataattataattttaattattatattaaaagtaaataataataataataataaagttcgctcaaagttgagtatttatatttttaataataataattatattagtaataataaatgccttttaaatttttttagaaaatttaaattacaatttaggagatattactatttctttttataaaagatttggtattatttttttaattaaattaatatataattatgacatcatcattatgagaaTTAAAGGGTAATTAGCTTAATGGTGACATCATCATTCTAGAgctttatatgattatatatagatattaaggttaataaaatttattaatctatTATACTTaactaaatgttttaataaaagatATAactgataattgataattgataattgataattgataattgataatgattgATATATACTTACGAGTATATGACTCATTATGTGGTTTGTTACTTATGTGCCGTTAACACATAATACGAATTTAATTAAGTTAAAATTTTCTTAAAATATTTGTATTTAATGTTTAATTCAAGAGTTAATTATACCATTGGTCCTTGTGGTTTATTCAAAATTATACCGCTTGTCCCTATCTTTTTAAAATTATATCGTTAGTCCCTATGGTTTTAAAATTGTATGCCGCTGGTCCATTTCTAACTTCAGTTAActtcttttgttaaatgatgaggaATTTGATAAATTCTTTAAGATCGGGGGTTAAAATGTAACTTCAACTTGTCTTTTTTCTTCTCTAGCAAGCACCTGCCCCTTTACTTCAACGTGCCTAAATCCACAATTTTATTTGCATTTCTTCATCTTCACTCTAATCCAACATTTCGTACATCATCTTCACTCAAAATATGATTTTTATCTAATTAACTTAATGATGAATGTTTAGAAGTTTTTGAGATATATGTGTTTGTTTTAGTACAATGTAATTAAGATTTGCACAAGGTGGTATTCAATATATTGTTGATTCATTTTTAACacctgtatcacatcataaagtttATGCTCTTTGTTAGTGTGTAGATTCAATTGCAAAGAGTCGTAGATGACTGTTGCTGAGAAGAAAAAGGACAAGTCAAAGTTACATTTTTAACCCCTCATCTtaaagaaattattaaattgcCCATCATTTAACGAAAGAAGTTAACCGAAGTTCGAAATGGACCAGCACTATACAATCTGAAAACCATAGGGACTAACGTTATAATTTTAAAAAGATAGGGATGAGTGGTATAATTTTAGATAAACCATAAGGACCAATCGTATAATTAACTCTTAATTCAATATGACATTtactttttttttacaaatatactATAATAATAAATTCAAATATTTTAATAAATTACGAGTTCACTAAATGTATTTTAACATATTAACAATACCCTTCTACTCCCTTCGTCCTACAAAAAGTGTTCACCAACAAAAAATGTTTGATTTAAATATGTTGTTAAAATGTATATTTTGTTCTTCATTTAATATGTTATTCGAATTCGAATTAATTAGCTTCTTTAACAAGGTAAGTGAGAGAAGAAATTATGAGTAAATGTTTTGCTAACTTCTGTATATAAAAAGTGTAGTATTGAATTTTCAGTGACTTTTTAGTAATATTTTGAGTAAGAGacatttattttgaaaaatatataAATAGTAATGTGTACTTCTTTTATGGGACGGAGAGGAGTATTTATTTAAAAATACATAGTATTGAAAAATGTCCTTTAATGTCACAAATTTGAACTTAAAATAAGAAATTCTAATCAATAAGTTATTGTTTGAAACCGTTTCCTTTGTGAAATCACCGAAGATTATAACACATTAATAACTAGCTTTAAATTCATTCCTATCAATCAAATTCAAACCCCCCTATAAATACCTATTCCTttgaaccatcatcatcatctaaaaaaAATATACTTCTACTAAAAAAAAACTCTTAATATTTCATTCTTTTGAAGAAAAACAACAATGGCTCAAATTCGAAACATAATTCCACTATCTTTGATTTTGGTGATCTCATTCGTTCTTTTGTCAAAACAACACGTCGACGCACAAACTGACTGTGGTCAAGTAATCTTTAAGTTGATGAGTTGCGATTCTTTCTTGTTTGGAGACTCGAACGGGCCTAGCCCACAATGTTGCGCTAGTGCACAAGATTTGGTTCGATAACATGTCAATGCCTTAAAGGCGCAGTTACAATGTTCCCAATCAACTTAAACAACGCAGCTAAACTCACATCGTTATGTCATCTCGACCTCAGTGTTCCCATTAGTCCGTCGGTCGATTGTGACTCGTTATGAACTACTTATGAATAAtggtattattagtatatataagtaTGATATTATGTATTGCAGCTTGAATCATAAACAATAAGTTGGTTAACAAAACTCTATGTTTATTGGAAATGTTTCTTTTGGGCTAGTAAGTTTGTTACAAGTTTTCAACTTTTCAATAATTTTCATATTTTCAGATTTATAGGAACATTCATGTTTGTGTGTGCATTTTaattttatcataattatcataatacatattacataatcacATATATCATATTATTAAAGTCTGTTACTCGAATAGTTAAAAgattactaaatatatatagattaacAGGGGCAAAGGGAAAGGAGATAcaagcatacatatatacatacattacatgcatatacatatacatatacgtacaTATGGAGTAcatattacatacatatgcatcaaATGAAACAATGAAGTGAATGAAACAAAATACAAATGCCTCTCACTCTCACAATAGTATGATAGAAAACTTGATTCCTAGATGACAAATCAGATCGATCATTCCACAAATTATACGATGCCAAGTGGTTCTACCCCTTTGAAGACACATGGCAACAAACCGAAATCTTGATTTCAGGATGACCCATTTGGTTATTTGACCCATATTACCACGCAAAGTAGCATAATGGACAGTGCAGCAAAATCTTGATTACATAGCAACTTACATTGAAGCTGTTTTTTGGATAATCTTCAGCATATCTTGAACCAAACCTTAAAAAGTGGACTAATTTCGTATGCGGTACTATGAATGTTCATGTGAAACCGATTGTCTTGTTTAGTAACCAAAGTGTAAGTGACATTTCAATGGCAAAGATTGTATGTAGGGATGATCTATCCAGCATGAATCCGAAAACAGTGATCCCAGCTCTGTTGTTTTCAAAATACGTCACtgcaagaaacaaaaaaaaaaaaaatgaaatttttaaTACTGAATTTCAAAACATAAAGCAAGATTCTTGACGGTTTGGGTTGAAACAGGTCATCTTTAGTAATACGATTCTAATTATAAATTTTACACCTAAAAACCAAATAAAGTTTACCTAAGGCTTGTCTTTTCTGGTACGTGAGTGTGTTCCTATAAATCGGAACCATCTTTGTATTATCCAACTCATCTTCGTATTCTTCATCCATATCTGAATCCATATGAGCATTAAAATTGTAACAAACTTTGTCATTAGCATTAGCCATCGGAGTCTCTTCATTGGGCCCCACATCCTCAAACGAATCAATAGTGGCACAAGTATGCCATTTAGCTGCCAAACTTGTCACAGATTGAGCTTTGTGCGTGATTTTTGCAGCACTTCGTAGACATATGCTTAGACCCGTCACAAGTGTCAATGAGCACAGCTGCCACACAATCAAAATGGATGAGTTGGCTAacgtgtcaaaatgggtaatttttttttttttttttgtaggttgAAACAGATCGGGTCACTGCTAGATTGATCTGCAAATACTTTTCATCTAAATTCTTATTCTGTTATAAAGAAttaaaatgctgaattttatcAACAACCCAAATTGACCCATTCATACTTTAACGGATAAAAAAAACTGTCTCGTTTGACTTTTCAATGTCTTTCATTTaaattttgactttaaatatttttattattactatataacatttgatgaaaattatatgaatagattcagttttaaaatgtgtttttattggtataactttcattaaatattatacaaCACAAACAAAAATATCTAAAGTCAAAGTTGTAAAAGAAAGACTTAAAAAGTCAAAATTATGACAATAATTTTGGGACGGATGAAGTACTACTTATAATTAACGGAAAAAAGTGATATTACCGCAAGTTCTCCAGCAGTCGAAATATTGACAAGTGAACCGGTCTCAGTTGTAACAAGCAGAGAAGCAAACAAACTCGCTGTAACCAAAATTAAAGTTGACAAAATGAACGCACGAAACCTGTGACTTATAATACGAAGCGTTTTTCTAATTGCAAGATGTTCATTCAATATTGAACCCACATCGGCTTGTTTCTCAAACACTTTAGCAAAATCCTCTAACCGAAGAATTTGTAAGGAACATGTGAGTTTAAATAACACACAAACAAGAAAAAAGAGTGATGTTCGATATAACCATGAACATAAAAGCAAAATGCAAGCGAACGCGTGGCTAATGTAAATGTTCGAAATGTAAGGTATTTGTGTTCCTCCTGAACTGAACCACCATATTTTGTAAGCGCAATCAGCTAGAAAACATGGACCGATGAATGAACATAGTAGCTTCATTGATCTCTGCATATATGTAGATTCAtgcaatgaaaatgttaatatgataaCACAAAAATAAAATTAAGAAACTTACATTTAAGAATGTGTGTTTTGAAAGTGATTAATCAGTTTTAGTGTTTAGGTAACCTTCTTTTGTTTATAATCAAAGAACAATTTTTGTTCTAATAATCAGTTTGACATTAGTTGCAACAAATATTGGTTAACAAAGTTCTTTAAAATTAACAATCACGCTTAACTAATTAACGTCCTGATATTCACAAGCAGGggcgaaaacaaaaaaaaaaaatcaccgggggcaaaaaaaaatttgGGTCACAGACTTTTGGGTTGGGGGCAAAATCAAATTTTAAGCCTGAAAATTTCAAATACACCGGAGCAAAATCAAAATATTCGAAATTTTAAGCCTGAAAAAAACCTAGGAATTTTAAATTGACTGGGGGCATCTGCCCCGGCCCTATGCTATTTCCGCCACTGTTGACAAGGGTCAAAACGTTCAGAGGATAATCTGGTTAAATCACATATGTCCAAGTAAAAATAATCGCCCACACAAATGTCTCTTTCATTTAAACAAAACTTTATAAAATTGctgcttttaatattttttttcttgtttacattatataaatatataataaagctTCACTTGTGTGTTGAAAATGAAATGTGAGAACATGAGGAGCTCTTTTAAGCATTCTTTGGTGCCAATAATACCTGTAATTGTACATTTCTGTTGTGGACcatgtttcattaaatattaaAGATCTTTTAAAAGAAAGTTTTTTAGGAGTAATTTATCTAAGCTTTAAGTTACACAACTTTCAACAAAAGATCGTGAACAGAGTTGTATGATAACCATATCATATGGCACGATGTAAACTTTGACAATCTTCTATGAAAATGAAATAATTTGGCATTAGTCATGTGACTCATCACCCATGAGTCATggtgtattatttagtttagtttgctTTTACGCCACGTATCAAAAATAAATACATAAAGATGAAAAGATAAAAAGGAAAATGGAAAATTGTAAATGGAAGAGTGTTTAAGTCATTCCCATGTCAAAAAATTCAATGTGATTCAACTAACTTCTTCTCTCAAAAAGCATATGCGTACGACATCACTTTTTAATATAACATTTATCTGATATACTAACAGGGGTTTCATTCGGTTtgacttatgaaacaattaagaatTCAAAAAATATTCATGTCTCTTAAGCAGTCATTTACTTGAAGAATTTGATGTAGTTGTCTACATCTTAGAAATTAGTGGCGGAACTTGAAAATATATATTGAGAGGGCAAAAAAAAAGTTGCAAGTTTAATACGGAGTATGTTTATACATGAGATTGAATATTAACGCTAAACTTTTTAACAATAAAGGAGATTAAAGTATTGAAATCGGAAGAACTAAATAATAttgttagtgttattgttattgtgTATTATgtatgtttatatgttattattatgtatttgtatAACATTATAAAACACATTTAATAGTAGTTACCATAACCAAAATTAGAAAATGATTATAGTTGGAACTAGCAAATTAGAAAATGATTAAATTCCCAGTTGTATTTTAAATTGCTAAAATGATGGTAATAATTAAAAAAAGCACCGTCATGTAAACCCCACGAAAACGATCCCTAACTTTATTCCTAGGCAAGAAAAATTCAAGTTAATCACGCTATCCAATCTATCCATTGAAATCGTGCACCATAGTCCAAAATTAACAAATCATACCCTAATCTTATAACTAATCATGATTAAGGGAGAAAAATGAAATAAAGtaataacctaattattattattcaatcATAATTTCTCAATACGGTGGTCTTACTATTATACCCTTaagattttaattttaatccttttTTAAAAGGATACCAAAATACCAAAATGAAACAAATATAAAAAAGTTACTCGATGAATCAaactatttttactaataatatacTCCCtccattaaaaaaaaaattacagtaTCTCCTAAAAACTACTGTTgtatttaaaataaatttaacaaAACTGATTTCATAATGTCAATTTTGCTATTTTGAATGAAGTTGTTTCAGAAATAGATGATTTGAAGTAATAATAAATGATGATAAATTGAgaagtttaaagatatttatagttAACTTTTTACATGTGAGTGATTGACTTTTTTTGGTTAATGTTAACGCATTAAAGTaaaaattatttattataatttgagtgaatcaaaataaactcaaaaattaaagaaaaagaaaacttacatgAAGGTGATCAGAGTATCCATCACGAACTTTAGCACTAACATCAGACAACTTATCAAGAAACAAGAATCTTCGAAGGCCGTATTTTCGAGCAAacgacgataaactaatgaacgatAAAGTTGTGCAAATCGATAGTGACAACTGTACGATCATATCAAACGGCCGTTGATGACTATGATCACATGTATTACATTGATACACAATATGTGATAAGATTGGGACACCAATAGTAAATATGAAAAATATGAACCATGAAAGTGTAACTTTAAATGGGTTGGATTGATCAATAAAGATCCATGAATACCGGGTTGATTCAAGTGTATCAATGATCCAATAGTTTGACTTTGACTTTGGTTTATCGTGATTGGTTATTGTTACTAAGGTTTCTTTATCTTCTTCCATGGAtgattgatgaatgatgatgaaattATGGTTGATTTAATCTTGTGATTTGGTTTAAAGGAGATGAGGGTGTAAGCTATTTAAGCCAACTTGTTTTTATTTTACATAAGTACCCTTGAGGTTTGGTTACTTTAAGATATTTTATGTTTGAGATTTGAAACCGACATTTTAACATCTTATATGAGATTGCGGTTGAGTTGACAATTTAGTGCTCTAAATGAGTCTAAGTTAATCACGAGCTAAGCTCGTTCTGTCAAAAGCTTAAATCAAGTTGAGGTTAAATGAGTTCGAACCCAAAGTTAAACATAAtgtgaatgtgaacatttaataaaCAAGCTTgagattttattttttattttttgacagCTGTTAGGATGACCCAGGGAAACTTAACCaccacgcgttcatctcctacaCAGTTATACTCGCCATCAACTGCGTTCTATCTTTGGCAGGTTTTTCTTTCTTCTTGACAGAATCCTTTGGGACAAACTTTTTGCCTTTGTAGTTGCCCTGACTCTTAGGTTTGCCTTTACCTTTGCCTTTGGCTTGTGGCTTCTTGATTTTTCCTTCCCGAATCATGAGGATTTCAGAGGTTTTGGATGGAATATTCTTCTCGGCAGTCTTAAGCATTAAATGCAACTCCGAGATAGATTTCTCTAAATTGTTCATATTGTAGTTCAAGACGAACTAGTCATATGACTTTGGTAGTGAGTTGAGGATCAAGTCTATTGCCAACTCAGGACCAATGGAAGATCCAAGCCTCTCAAGTTGATCTATGTAGCTCTTCATTTTTAGAACATAAGAGCTTACAGATGTCCCCTCTGTCATCTTGCATGCGTGTAACGCTCTGACAGTTGCAAAGCGTTGTTGCCTAGCTTGTTGCTGGAACATTTCCTTTAGCTGCTTAAGCATCTCAAAGGCATCATGATGTTCCAGGTCCTTTTGCAAGTCTGGAATCATGGTGGCTAACATGAGGCATGCTACCTCTGTGGAGTCATCCATATGCTTAGTCCAAGCATCTCGGATGCTCTTAGTGGCATTAGCAGGGGGTTCCTCGGGAACGGGTTCATCAAGTATATACGACTTCTTTTCgactttgagaacaattctcaaatTACGATACCAGTCTAAGAAGTTCGTATCATTGAGTTTTTCCTTCTCTAAGACAGATCTTAGAGAAAGGTGGTGAACGGGTGTAATTGCATTGGGtgacatctacaaaattaacaaagttctttTAGTATTTTAATATTTGATCCTTTAATAATTAATTACCCTAACTTTCTTATGAAAAATTAATTTGTTAAAGGCTAGAATCCAAGTTACATTTAACCTTGAGtggttggctgatgctctctccactAAGTTTAAATCAACAAGGTAGGTAGCGATCACCAATTAAGTTGTCCTATTTAAAAACTATGATGTTCGGCCC
This genomic stretch from Rutidosis leptorrhynchoides isolate AG116_Rl617_1_P2 chromosome 11, CSIRO_AGI_Rlap_v1, whole genome shotgun sequence harbors:
- the LOC139874814 gene encoding uncharacterized protein, yielding MSPNAITPVHHLSLRSVLEKEKLNDTNFLDWYRNLRIVLKVEKKSYILDEPVPEEPPANATKSIRDAWTKHMDDSTEVACLMLATMIPDLQKDLEHHDAFEMLKQLKEMFQQQARQQRFATVRALHACKMTEGTSVSSYVLKMKSYIDQLERLGSSIGPELAIDLILNSLPKSYD
- the LOC139877099 gene encoding uncharacterized protein, which codes for MEEDKETLVTITNHDKPKSKSNYWIIDTLESTRYSWIFIDQSNPFKVTLSWFIFFIFTIGVPILSHIVYQCNTCDHSHQRPFDMIVQLSLSICTTLSFISLSSFARKYGLRRFLFLDKLSDVSAKVRDGYSDHLHRSMKLLCSFIGPCFLADCAYKIWWFSSGGTQIPYISNIYISHAFACILLLCSWLYRTSLFFLVCVLFKLTCSLQILRLEDFAKVFEKQADVGSILNEHLAIRKTLRIISHRFRAFILSTLILVTASLFASLLVTTETGSLVNISTAGELALCSLTLVTGLSICLRSAAKITHKAQSVTSLAAKWHTCATIDSFEDVGPNEETPMANANDKVCYNFNAHMDSDMDEEYEDELDNTKMVPIYRNTLTYQKRQALVTYFENNRAGITVFGFMLDRSSLHTIFAIEMSLTLWLLNKTIGFT